The Erigeron canadensis isolate Cc75 chromosome 4, C_canadensis_v1, whole genome shotgun sequence genome window below encodes:
- the LOC122595746 gene encoding pyridoxal 5'-phosphate synthase-like subunit PDX1.2 translates to MADESAVVTIYNNNAISDPNNTKKTTFSVKVGLAQTLRGGAIVQVTNVDQAKVAESAGACCIMVSDQLNSSGSRSGGISRMLDPAVIKQIQRSVGVPVMAKTRVGHFVEAQILETVGVDYIDENETIAVADEDNFINKHNFRVPFVCGCSDLGEGLRRVREGAAMIRIQGDGSGTGDIVDTVRNVRNVMGEIRMLTNMDEDEVFAFAKQISAPYDILAQTKQMGRLPVVHFASGGIVTPADAALMMQLGCDGVFVGSEVFECRDPYKRVRAIVQAVRNYNDARILAKVSSGFNVGGANESELNDAMAGINLDGSNGSGY, encoded by the coding sequence atggccgACGAAAGTGCAGTCGTCACTATTTACAACAACAACGCCATATCTGATCCGAACAACACAAAGAAGACAACTTTCTCTGTTAAAGTTGGCCTAGCACAAACGCTCCGCGGCGGAGCAATTGTGCAGGTCACCAACGTTGACCAAGCCAAAGTAGCTGAGTCAGCTGGTGCTTGTTGCATCATGGTATCCGACCAACTAAATTCCTCCGGATCGAGATCCGGTGGGATTTCCAGAATGCTTGATCCGGCTGTTATCAAGCAAATCCAACGCTCTGTTGGAGTCCCTGTGATGGCCAAAACCCGAGTGGGGCATTTTGTTGAGGCCCAGATACTGGAAACAGTTGGTGTTGATTATATCGATGAGAACGAGACAATTGCGGTTGCTGACGAGGATAATTTCATTAACAAACATAATTTTCGGGTTCCGTTTGTTTGCGGGTGTTCAGATTTAGGGGAAGGGTTGAGACGGGTGAGGGAAGGGGCGGCGATGATTCGGATACAAGGGGATGGATCTGGAACTGGTGACATTGTGGATACAGTGAGAAATGTGAGGAATGTGATGGGGGAAATTAGAATGTTGACAAATATGGATGAAGACGAGGTTTTCGCCTTTGCTAAACAGATATCCGCGCCTTACGATATCTTGGCGCAGACGAAACAAATGGGGCGGCTTCCAGTGGTGCATTTTGCTTCTGGAGGGATCGTGACACCTGCAGATGCAGCATTGATGATGCAGCTAGGTTGTGATGGGGTGTTTGTGGGATCTGAGGTGTTTGAGTGTCGTGATCCGTATAAACGTGTGAGGGCGATTGTGCAGGCGGTTAGAAACTATAATGATGCGCGTATTTTGGCTAAGGTGAGTTCCGGGTTTAATGTTGGAGGTGCAAATGAGTCGGAGTTGAATGATGCTATGGCTGGGATTAATCTTGATGGGAGTAACGGAAGTGGTTACTGA